A window of Campylobacter lari subsp. lari contains these coding sequences:
- a CDS encoding type II secretion system protein, which yields MKKAFSLLELALSLVILGVLIVILSNPAIHLYNHSYKIKNSNTVFLNLNQALLSMEKIYHSCLNVILTSRSFECYMSANDDIFYDLSLKKLNFSGIILENNESFFSPKSNLHFIENGSSKGILSNYKDMHSEKKLKIYANDYMYFYDIQNSKIYKLLVNDREKIHFLNEKFSGFYTILYAYVRVYLENENIYMQIDDLNHNKRSFLLAQNISKLIFKQDDKALKVLICDKSQNECLSKWMFL from the coding sequence ATGAAAAAAGCTTTTAGTTTATTGGAGCTTGCACTAAGCCTTGTTATCTTGGGTGTATTGATTGTTATCTTAAGCAATCCAGCTATACATCTTTATAATCATAGCTATAAAATTAAAAATTCCAACACAGTATTTTTAAATTTAAACCAAGCTTTGCTTAGTATGGAAAAAATTTATCATTCTTGTTTAAATGTGATATTGACAAGTAGATCTTTTGAGTGCTATATGAGTGCAAATGATGATATTTTTTATGATTTATCATTAAAAAAATTAAACTTCAGTGGCATTATTTTAGAAAACAATGAAAGTTTTTTTAGTCCAAAAAGCAATTTGCATTTTATAGAAAACGGAAGCTCTAAAGGAATTTTAAGTAATTATAAAGATATGCATAGTGAAAAAAAATTAAAAATATATGCTAATGATTATATGTATTTTTATGATATACAAAATTCAAAAATTTATAAATTGCTAGTAAATGATAGAGAGAAAATCCATTTTCTTAATGAGAAATTTAGCGGATTTTATACTATTTTATATGCTTATGTTAGGGTGTATTTAGAAAATGAAAATATTTATATGCAAATAGATGATTTAAATCATAACAAGCGATCTTTTTTATTAGCTCAAAATATCTCAAAGCTTATTTTCAAGCAAGATGATAAGGCGCTAAAAGTTTTAATATGTGATAAAAGTCAAAATGAATGTTTATCTAAGTGGATGTTTTTATGA
- the ruvX gene encoding Holliday junction resolvase RuvX has translation MKTLALDIGLKRIGVALCVNKSIAMPLEAIIRKNRNQAANEVKKYIKEYDVNTLVVGVPLGGSSEDEMRKRVEHFISLLDFDKEVFFVDESFSSKNAQELGMVNLKKKDGKLDSLAAYLFLKDFYGLT, from the coding sequence ATGAAAACTTTAGCATTAGATATAGGCTTAAAGCGCATTGGTGTTGCTTTGTGTGTTAATAAAAGTATAGCTATGCCACTTGAAGCTATTATTAGAAAAAACCGCAATCAGGCAGCAAATGAGGTGAAAAAATACATCAAAGAGTATGATGTAAATACTTTAGTGGTAGGGGTTCCTTTAGGTGGATCTAGTGAAGATGAAATGCGAAAAAGGGTAGAACATTTCATATCTTTACTTGATTTTGACAAAGAAGTTTTTTTTGTTGATGAGAGTTTTAGTTCTAAAAATGCACAAGAACTTGGCATGGTGAATTTAAAGAAAAAAGATGGCAAGCTTGATTCTTTAGCTGCGTATTTGTTTTTAAAGGATTTTTATGGCCTTACTTGA
- the rpsF gene encoding 30S ribosomal protein S6, with translation MRHYEVLFILKPTLTEEEVSAKLEFVKEVLTKNGAEIESVVPMGTRKLAYKIKKYERGTYFVIYFKAPTNLIAELERVLRITEEVIRFLIVKYENKKEIAAWEKLSKGIKQNKKEIKASESTEG, from the coding sequence ATGAGACATTATGAAGTTTTATTCATATTAAAACCAACACTTACAGAAGAAGAAGTAAGTGCTAAGTTGGAATTCGTAAAAGAAGTCCTTACAAAAAATGGCGCAGAAATTGAAAGCGTAGTTCCAATGGGAACAAGAAAACTTGCGTACAAAATTAAAAAATACGAAAGAGGAACTTATTTTGTGATTTATTTCAAAGCTCCTACAAATTTAATAGCTGAGCTTGAAAGGGTATTAAGAATCACTGAAGAAGTTATAAGATTTTTAATCGTAAAATATGAAAACAAAAAAGAAATTGCAGCTTGGGAAAAACTAAGCAAAGGTATCAAACAAAATAAAAAAGAAATCAAAGCTAGTGAAAGTACAGAAGGCTAA
- a CDS encoding divergent polysaccharide deacetylase family protein: MNKKHKVLLALCLVVFGIFLFAFGALFLKKEENKVLDFNQTIIKKEPLSPTIEQENNFSFNDINLTLENENLDFLDKNISEILNLNPIDTELNQTKEDNQTSILEVIDQNTSKELNNEEQNISDKNEGNKTQILVQKNTKPRLAIIIDDMASHTHVDMLKKTNLKLIPSFFPPDKRHPYTAEFAKDFDFFMVHLPLAAIKYDKAELNTLHPGDDMQKIGKRVAFVKEQFPKVKFINNHTGSLFTANKQAMEKLFSAFKQNDFVFVDSRTIGKSKAKNLASQFNQPYIARDVFLDNEDDIVYIKNQLKQAVEEAKKKGFAIAIGHPREKTFKALVQSKELLNSVELVYLNEIY; the protein is encoded by the coding sequence ATAAATAAAAAACACAAAGTGCTTTTAGCGCTTTGTTTGGTTGTGTTTGGAATTTTTCTTTTTGCATTTGGGGCTTTGTTTTTAAAAAAAGAAGAAAATAAAGTTTTAGATTTCAATCAAACCATAATTAAAAAAGAACCATTATCACCTACAATAGAGCAAGAAAATAATTTTAGTTTTAATGATATAAATTTGACTTTAGAAAATGAAAATTTAGATTTTTTAGATAAAAATATTAGTGAAATTTTGAACTTAAACCCTATAGATACAGAGTTAAATCAAACTAAAGAGGATAATCAAACTTCAATTTTAGAAGTAATAGATCAAAATACAAGTAAAGAATTAAACAACGAAGAGCAAAATATATCAGATAAAAACGAGGGCAATAAAACTCAAATCCTAGTGCAAAAAAATACCAAACCTCGTCTAGCAATTATTATAGATGATATGGCAAGTCACACTCATGTAGATATGCTTAAAAAAACAAATTTAAAATTAATCCCATCTTTTTTTCCACCTGATAAACGCCACCCTTATACAGCAGAGTTTGCAAAGGATTTTGACTTTTTTATGGTGCATTTACCCCTTGCTGCTATAAAATATGACAAGGCAGAATTAAACACTTTACACCCTGGTGATGATATGCAAAAAATAGGTAAGCGTGTAGCTTTTGTAAAAGAACAATTTCCAAAAGTAAAATTTATTAATAATCATACAGGAAGTTTATTTACTGCAAATAAGCAGGCTATGGAAAAATTATTTAGTGCTTTTAAACAAAACGATTTTGTTTTTGTTGATTCAAGAACCATAGGAAAATCTAAAGCTAAAAATTTAGCAAGTCAATTTAATCAGCCTTATATAGCTAGAGATGTTTTTTTGGACAATGAAGATGATATAGTGTATATTAAAAATCAACTCAAACAAGCAGTAGAAGAGGCAAAAAAGAAAGGTTTTGCTATTGCTATTGGTCATCCAAGAGAAAAGACTTTTAAAGCTTTGGTGCAAAGTAAAGAATTGTTAAATTCAGTTGAGCTTGTGTATTTAAATGAAATTTATTGA
- a CDS encoding VacB/RNase II family 3'-5' exoribonuclease, with protein MKELFNQLSYGLNANEITNKNKQIIRELLTCDIIKFYKNKYYLKDGFTFGKIDISANGTGFLESFDPAFKRDLLIENKNLKGANYADIVVAKLLPLKKKRPSAKVILILKRAHETSLVITKKYGEAVLGVNIQTGLTCALKASQKSLKTLPLGTILKIENHDNNITEVIGHIDDDFVDEKISLALYNKNSIFDTLCENEAKAYGDKVDVSMYPSRKDLRNLNFCTIDPIDAKDFDDAIFYDKNEHVIYVAIADVSAYVHAYSAIDKEARSRGFSIYFPHIAIPMLPRALSENICSLKPNEDRLAFCFKISLDQNNEVIKEELFEAIINSKRRFNYDEVDEYLQTQEDLGAINWLYEVFKITQNLRKKRLKNACEFKTQELRMTLDENNKLIKTRLENDTASHNLIEDCMLLANKAAAKLIDIGVFRNHLSPDYKKIDQLLADLSTLSIDINPKNNVIELFKDIQVLANELNIREEVDKLIIKAQKKAEYSSENAGHFGLGFDKYTHFTSPIRRYSDLILHRLLKAKINHDEKMFNYLLLNIQSTCEELSLLEREADKVSWNFMDRKFARWAKENIGKRFKAIVIENQSSLQVKLDDDIKGALINIIGSRANLLENVEVEITEVDIVSAKIFGKITKHFSLERNQNV; from the coding sequence ATGAAAGAATTATTTAATCAACTAAGTTATGGTCTAAATGCTAATGAAATTACCAATAAAAACAAGCAAATAATTAGAGAATTATTAACTTGTGATATTATTAAATTTTATAAAAACAAATACTATTTAAAAGATGGCTTTACTTTTGGTAAGATTGATATTTCAGCTAATGGAACGGGATTTTTAGAAAGTTTTGATCCTGCTTTTAAGCGTGATTTGCTCATAGAAAATAAAAATTTAAAAGGAGCAAATTATGCTGATATAGTTGTGGCAAAATTACTTCCTCTTAAAAAAAAGCGTCCAAGTGCTAAAGTTATCTTAATACTTAAAAGAGCCCATGAAACTTCTTTGGTTATAACTAAAAAATACGGCGAAGCAGTCCTTGGAGTAAATATTCAAACAGGACTTACATGTGCCTTAAAAGCCTCTCAAAAATCCTTAAAAACACTGCCTTTAGGAACTATTTTAAAAATAGAAAATCATGATAATAATATCACTGAAGTGATAGGGCATATTGATGATGATTTTGTAGATGAGAAAATTTCTCTTGCTTTATATAATAAAAACTCTATTTTTGATACCTTGTGTGAAAATGAAGCAAAAGCTTATGGAGATAAGGTTGATGTGAGTATGTATCCATCAAGAAAAGATCTTAGAAATTTAAATTTTTGCACTATTGATCCAATTGATGCAAAAGATTTTGATGATGCGATATTTTATGATAAAAACGAACACGTAATTTACGTAGCCATAGCTGATGTAAGTGCTTATGTGCATGCTTATAGTGCTATTGATAAAGAAGCAAGATCTAGGGGATTTTCTATTTATTTTCCTCATATTGCCATACCTATGTTGCCAAGAGCTTTGAGTGAAAATATTTGCTCACTAAAGCCCAATGAAGATAGGTTAGCATTTTGTTTTAAAATAAGCTTAGATCAAAATAATGAAGTGATTAAAGAAGAGCTTTTTGAGGCTATTATTAACTCAAAACGCCGTTTTAATTACGATGAAGTTGATGAGTATTTACAAACACAAGAAGATTTAGGTGCGATTAATTGGCTTTATGAAGTTTTTAAAATCACTCAAAATTTACGAAAAAAACGATTAAAAAATGCTTGTGAGTTTAAAACCCAAGAGCTAAGAATGACTTTAGATGAAAATAATAAACTCATAAAAACACGCCTTGAAAATGACACAGCCTCGCATAATTTAATCGAAGATTGCATGCTTTTAGCTAATAAAGCTGCAGCAAAACTCATTGATATAGGAGTTTTTAGGAATCATTTAAGTCCTGATTATAAAAAAATAGATCAATTATTAGCCGATCTTTCAACGCTTAGTATAGATATTAATCCTAAAAATAATGTCATAGAATTATTTAAAGACATTCAAGTCTTAGCAAATGAGCTAAATATAAGAGAAGAAGTAGATAAACTCATCATCAAGGCACAAAAAAAGGCAGAATATTCTAGTGAAAATGCAGGACATTTTGGCTTGGGTTTTGACAAATACACTCATTTTACAAGCCCTATTAGAAGGTATTCTGATCTTATTTTACATAGACTTTTAAAGGCTAAAATTAATCATGATGAAAAAATGTTTAATTATTTGCTTTTAAATATTCAAAGCACTTGTGAGGAATTAAGCTTATTAGAAAGAGAAGCAGATAAAGTCTCGTGGAATTTTATGGATAGAAAATTTGCAAGATGGGCAAAGGAAAATATAGGAAAAAGATTTAAAGCTATAGTCATTGAAAATCAAAGCTCATTGCAAGTTAAACTTGATGATGATATTAAGGGAGCTTTAATTAACATCATTGGCTCAAGGGCAAATTTATTAGAAAATGTAGAAGTAGAAATCACTGAAGTGGATATTGTTAGTGCCAAAATTTTTGGAAAAATCACCAAGCATTTTAGCTTAGAAAGAAATCAAAATGTATAA
- the holA gene encoding DNA polymerase III subunit delta — protein sequence MYKNQLQSLLNSNNFPNFFLLYGADNFQIELYTKFIKDKYSFDESLRFYFEEYDFKQAYDYLSSASLFSERKLLEIKTQKKIPSKELKQLLQLCQNSQDNYFLLEIYDESSKQSEAEKIFANNFCRFYKVNSAKEGMELLALKAKELNINITQNALYALFYNFNENLYLAANELNKFSGLNIDEKIIQEHCYSLSTISFESFFDKLMQKQDLRNELESILENYNEIALINALYANFSRLFKIALHVKIYGNLDLKEILGYVPPTSVAQNLQKQALVIKISQYKHIFLTLCNCEYELKKNSKIEKKEFLIATLLQLSTILKS from the coding sequence ATGTATAAAAATCAACTCCAAAGCTTACTTAATAGCAATAATTTTCCAAATTTTTTCTTACTTTATGGAGCGGATAATTTCCAAATAGAGCTTTATACTAAATTTATTAAAGATAAATACTCTTTTGATGAGAGTTTAAGATTTTACTTTGAAGAATATGATTTTAAGCAAGCCTATGATTATTTATCTAGTGCTTCCTTATTTAGCGAAAGAAAACTACTAGAAATCAAAACTCAAAAGAAAATCCCAAGTAAAGAACTCAAACAACTTTTACAGCTTTGTCAAAATTCACAAGATAATTATTTTTTACTTGAAATTTACGATGAAAGCTCCAAACAAAGTGAAGCGGAGAAAATTTTTGCTAATAATTTTTGTAGATTTTATAAAGTAAATTCAGCTAAAGAAGGTATGGAATTACTAGCTTTAAAAGCTAAAGAATTAAATATTAACATCACCCAAAATGCACTTTATGCTCTTTTTTATAATTTTAATGAAAATTTATATTTAGCAGCTAATGAGTTAAATAAATTTAGTGGTTTAAATATTGATGAAAAAATCATTCAAGAACATTGTTATAGCTTAAGTACTATTAGCTTTGAAAGTTTTTTTGATAAACTAATGCAAAAACAAGATTTAAGAAACGAACTTGAAAGTATTTTAGAAAATTACAATGAAATAGCATTGATTAACGCCTTATATGCAAATTTTTCTAGACTTTTTAAAATTGCTTTGCATGTTAAAATTTACGGAAATTTAGACTTAAAAGAAATTTTAGGCTATGTCCCGCCTACTTCTGTGGCACAAAATCTTCAAAAACAAGCTCTTGTGATCAAAATATCACAATATAAGCATATTTTTTTAACACTTTGTAATTGCGAATATGAATTAAAAAAGAATTCTAAAATAGAAAAAAAAGAGTTTTTAATCGCAACACTTTTACAACTTAGCACCATATTAAAAAGTTAA
- a CDS encoding single-stranded DNA-binding protein: protein MFNKVVLVGNLTRDIEMRYAPSGSAIGSSAIAVTRRFSTNTGEKKEETCFIDISFFGRTAEIANQYLNKGSKVLIEGRLRFEQWSDQNGQNRSKHSIQVENLEMLGSTIQNNQQNNFDNQNYGYNQNFNHQQSFDPYAQVQTKTNPSNTYQNPQKEAPMKEIDIDKYDDDTELPF from the coding sequence ATGTTTAATAAAGTCGTTTTAGTAGGTAATCTTACAAGGGATATAGAGATGCGTTATGCTCCATCAGGTAGCGCGATAGGCTCTTCTGCTATAGCTGTAACTAGAAGATTTAGCACAAACACAGGAGAAAAAAAAGAAGAAACCTGCTTTATCGACATTAGTTTTTTTGGTAGAACAGCAGAAATTGCTAATCAATACCTTAATAAAGGTAGTAAGGTTTTAATTGAAGGTCGTTTGAGATTTGAGCAGTGGAGCGATCAAAATGGACAAAATAGATCAAAACACAGCATTCAAGTTGAGAATTTAGAAATGCTAGGTTCAACTATACAAAATAACCAACAAAACAATTTTGACAATCAAAATTATGGCTATAATCAAAATTTTAACCACCAACAAAGTTTTGACCCTTATGCTCAAGTACAAACTAAAACAAATCCATCTAACACTTATCAAAATCCTCAAAAGGAAGCTCCTATGAAGGAAATTGATATTGATAAATATGATGATGATACAGAATTACCATTTTAA
- a CDS encoding DNA-processing protein DprA, with the protein MKFIENIEDFKNLLNPPSKIYYKGNLELLNARKVAVIGSRKMSVYTKNCLIELVSLLKKAKVCVVSGGALGVDIQAAKIAYPQTIAIFANGLDEIYPKANTNEILNIYENALALSENEGNYKAKPYDFLLRNRLIIALSEVVIIAQADLKSGSMQSARLALGMNKPIYVLPHRKNESEGTNLLLATKKANLIHDFDEFVKMFGELHYEQSEDDLLSFLKHEDDLEKVLKKFGDRVYEYELEGLVEISGVKIRACI; encoded by the coding sequence ATGAAATTTATTGAAAATATTGAGGATTTTAAAAATCTTTTAAATCCGCCTTCAAAGATTTATTATAAGGGCAACTTAGAACTTTTAAATGCTAGAAAAGTAGCTGTTATAGGTTCTAGAAAAATGAGTGTTTATACTAAAAATTGCCTCATTGAGTTAGTATCTTTGTTAAAAAAAGCTAAGGTTTGTGTGGTAAGCGGTGGGGCTTTGGGGGTGGATATTCAAGCAGCTAAAATAGCTTACCCTCAAACTATAGCTATATTTGCTAATGGGCTTGATGAGATTTATCCAAAAGCAAATACAAATGAAATTTTAAATATTTATGAAAATGCTTTAGCCTTAAGTGAAAACGAAGGAAATTACAAGGCAAAACCCTATGATTTTTTATTAAGAAATAGACTTATTATTGCTTTAAGTGAGGTTGTTATAATAGCTCAAGCTGATTTAAAAAGCGGCTCTATGCAAAGTGCAAGACTTGCTTTAGGTATGAATAAACCTATATATGTATTACCTCATAGGAAAAATGAAAGTGAAGGGACAAATTTGCTTTTAGCCACAAAAAAGGCAAATTTAATTCATGATTTTGATGAGTTTGTAAAAATGTTTGGAGAGCTTCATTATGAGCAAAGTGAAGATGATTTATTAAGTTTTTTAAAACATGAAGATGATTTGGAAAAAGTTTTAAAAAAATTTGGTGATAGAGTTTATGAATATGAGCTTGAGGGTTTGGTAGAGATATCTGGAGTGAAAATAAGAGCTTGTATATGA
- the rpsR gene encoding 30S ribosomal protein S18 codes for MAEKRKYSRKYCKYTEAKVDFIDYKDTALLKHALSERFKIMPRRLTGTSKKHQEMVEIAIKRARHVALIPYIVDRKEVVTNPFEGL; via the coding sequence ATGGCAGAAAAAAGAAAATATTCACGTAAATATTGCAAATATACAGAAGCTAAAGTTGATTTTATCGATTATAAAGATACAGCATTACTAAAACATGCTTTATCAGAAAGATTTAAAATCATGCCACGCCGTTTAACAGGCACTAGCAAAAAACACCAAGAAATGGTTGAAATTGCTATTAAACGTGCAAGACATGTAGCACTTATCCCTTATATTGTAGATAGAAAAGAAGTTGTTACTAATCCTTTTGAGGGACTATAA
- a CDS encoding pyrroline-5-carboxylate reductase, producing MSEIYILGNGAMASAIAKGIGDAYEVIIVARDLKKASSLNFKVISYNEFDMDNKNIILAFKPYALEEVAVKLKGKARWLISVLANTTFEQLHCIDAQNYIKIMPNTAAQFKASATAYLMENDLYKDEILSLLSTFGKAISLQNEKEFDIAMVLSGCAPAFLALVAESLANAGVKNGLKNELSYELTRASFESFGALFNHIHPAIIKEKICSPAGVTIRGVEALEKRALRGAFFEAFNASLNK from the coding sequence ATGTCTGAAATTTATATTTTAGGAAATGGTGCTATGGCTAGTGCTATAGCAAAAGGTATAGGTGATGCTTATGAGGTGATAATAGTTGCAAGAGATTTAAAAAAGGCAAGTAGTTTGAATTTCAAAGTCATATCATACAATGAGTTTGATATGGATAATAAAAATATTATTTTGGCTTTTAAACCTTATGCGTTAGAAGAAGTAGCTGTTAAATTAAAAGGCAAGGCAAGATGGCTTATTTCAGTTTTAGCAAATACTACTTTTGAGCAACTTCATTGTATTGATGCACAAAATTATATAAAAATTATGCCAAATACAGCAGCCCAATTTAAAGCCTCAGCGACTGCGTATTTGATGGAAAATGATTTATATAAAGACGAAATTTTATCATTGCTAAGTACTTTTGGTAAAGCTATAAGTTTACAAAATGAAAAAGAATTTGATATAGCTATGGTTTTGAGTGGTTGTGCTCCTGCGTTTTTGGCTTTGGTAGCAGAAAGTTTAGCTAATGCGGGTGTGAAAAATGGTTTAAAAAATGAGCTTAGCTATGAGCTTACTCGCGCAAGTTTTGAAAGCTTTGGTGCTTTATTTAACCATATACATCCTGCTATTATTAAAGAAAAAATTTGTTCTCCGGCAGGGGTGACTATAAGAGGGGTTGAGGCTTTAGAAAAAAGAGCTTTGCGTGGTGCTTTTTTTGAAGCTTTTAATGCAAGTTTAAATAAATGA
- a CDS encoding RsmB/NOP family class I SAM-dependent RNA methyltransferase: MALLDLNTALDEIYTNDQKNAIFDSFKTQKDVNIFRNSLIVEDIILEEILKKEGVKFKKIDEFCYKIPQEFKSKLSSMNAFNEGKFYIQNYSSYLCAKTLGVKAGESVLDMCAAPGGKSLNLANFMQNEGYLASCELSKARFFTLKKTMENYQVKIVKCFLKDARIIGKACPLKFDKILLDAPCSTFAKMGFEIQKNTKEIKQIANLQKKLLHSALLALKHGGELVYSTCTFLREENEAVLENALRNENFKLELLDFDLVNVDFICAKSDEFDLSFAKRVLPDDYADGFFIAKVKKH, encoded by the coding sequence ATGGCCTTACTTGATTTAAATACAGCTTTAGATGAAATTTATACAAATGATCAAAAAAATGCTATATTTGATAGTTTTAAAACACAAAAAGATGTAAATATTTTTAGAAATTCTTTGATTGTTGAAGATATAATTTTAGAAGAAATTTTAAAAAAAGAGGGTGTTAAATTTAAAAAAATAGATGAGTTTTGTTATAAAATTCCCCAAGAATTTAAAAGCAAACTAAGCTCTATGAATGCTTTTAATGAAGGTAAGTTTTATATACAAAATTATTCTTCATATTTATGTGCTAAAACTTTGGGTGTTAAAGCTGGTGAGAGTGTATTAGATATGTGTGCAGCTCCTGGTGGAAAAAGTTTAAATTTAGCTAATTTTATGCAAAATGAGGGTTATTTAGCAAGTTGTGAATTATCTAAAGCACGTTTTTTTACCTTGAAAAAAACTATGGAAAATTATCAAGTTAAAATTGTAAAATGTTTCTTAAAAGACGCACGCATAATAGGCAAGGCTTGTCCTTTGAAATTTGATAAAATTTTACTTGATGCACCTTGCTCAACTTTTGCAAAAATGGGTTTTGAAATACAAAAAAACACAAAAGAAATTAAGCAAATAGCAAATTTGCAAAAAAAACTTTTACATTCAGCATTACTAGCCTTAAAACATGGTGGAGAATTAGTGTATAGTACCTGTACATTTTTAAGGGAAGAAAACGAAGCGGTTTTAGAAAATGCATTAAGGAATGAAAATTTTAAATTAGAATTGCTTGATTTTGATTTGGTTAATGTTGATTTTATATGCGCAAAGAGTGATGAATTTGATTTATCATTTGCTAAAAGAGTTTTACCAGATGACTATGCAGATGGGTTTTTTATAGCAAAAGTGAAAAAACATTAA
- a CDS encoding MarC family protein: MFSDIESEIYIILLASVAIIAVLNPFGNLPQFIAMTEGLDADTRKKLFRNIIYTAFCIVLVFLLSGPFIMKYLFKIDINDLRVAGGLILIIMSTKNLLFTPSSSQFQHYQGLSHKELLKKSIVPMAFPMLVGPGTLSTVVVISEDQNLAIAIASVLLTFAFIFALFHFSATIEKVIGKLVLYVFSRIALVFIMAMGVKMIAIGVQTYIQSNLG, encoded by the coding sequence ATGTTTTCAGATATAGAATCTGAAATTTACATTATTTTGCTTGCTTCTGTTGCTATCATAGCAGTTTTAAATCCTTTTGGAAATCTTCCACAATTTATCGCAATGACTGAAGGTCTAGATGCTGATACGAGAAAAAAACTTTTTAGAAATATCATTTATACTGCATTTTGTATTGTTTTAGTTTTTTTACTTTCTGGACCGTTTATCATGAAATATTTATTTAAAATAGATATTAATGATTTACGAGTTGCGGGTGGTTTGATTTTAATCATTATGAGTACTAAAAATTTACTTTTTACTCCATCAAGTTCTCAATTTCAACATTATCAAGGATTAAGTCATAAAGAATTATTGAAAAAAAGTATAGTGCCAATGGCATTTCCTATGCTAGTAGGCCCTGGAACACTTTCAACAGTAGTGGTTATTTCAGAAGATCAAAATTTAGCTATAGCTATAGCTTCTGTATTACTTACCTTTGCTTTTATTTTTGCTTTATTTCACTTTTCAGCTACCATTGAAAAAGTCATAGGAAAGCTTGTGCTTTATGTTTTTTCACGTATTGCTTTAGTTTTTATTATGGCTATGGGAGTAAAAATGATAGCCATTGGAGTTCAAACTTACATTCAATCTAATTTAGGATAA
- the ilvC gene encoding ketol-acid reductoisomerase: MAVSIYYDKDCDINLIKSKKVAIIGFGSQGHAHAMNLRDSGVEVIIGLKEGGQSWAKAQKANFIVKSVKEATKEADLIMILAPDEIQSEIFNEEIKPELKAGKTLAFAHGFNIHYGQIVAPKGIDVIMIAPKAPGHTVRHEFSIGGGTPCLIAIHQDESKNAKNLALSYASAIGGGRTGIIETTFKAETETDLFGEQAVLCGGLSALIQAGFETLVEAGYEPEMAYFECLHEMKLIVDLIYQGGIADMRYSVSNTAEYGDYITGPKIITKETKEAMKGVLKDIQNGSFAKDFILERRANFARMHAERKLMNDSLIEKTGRELRAMMPWISAKKLVDKDKN; this comes from the coding sequence ATGGCTGTATCAATTTATTATGATAAAGATTGTGATATTAATCTAATAAAATCAAAAAAAGTAGCTATTATAGGTTTTGGCTCTCAAGGTCATGCTCATGCTATGAATTTAAGAGATAGTGGTGTAGAAGTGATCATAGGCTTAAAAGAGGGTGGGCAAAGTTGGGCAAAAGCTCAAAAAGCAAATTTTATAGTAAAAAGCGTAAAAGAAGCTACTAAAGAAGCAGATTTGATTATGATTTTAGCTCCTGATGAAATTCAAAGTGAAATTTTTAACGAGGAAATTAAACCTGAATTAAAAGCAGGTAAAACTCTAGCATTTGCACATGGATTTAATATCCATTATGGACAAATTGTTGCTCCAAAAGGTATAGATGTGATTATGATAGCTCCTAAAGCTCCAGGTCATACTGTAAGACATGAATTTAGTATAGGTGGGGGTACTCCTTGTTTAATTGCTATCCACCAAGATGAGAGTAAAAATGCTAAAAATTTAGCTTTAAGTTATGCTAGTGCTATAGGTGGTGGTAGAACAGGTATTATAGAAACGACTTTTAAAGCTGAAACTGAAACAGATTTATTTGGCGAACAAGCAGTGCTTTGTGGGGGGCTTAGTGCATTAATTCAAGCAGGATTTGAAACCTTAGTTGAAGCAGGGTATGAGCCTGAAATGGCGTATTTTGAGTGTTTGCATGAAATGAAATTAATTGTAGATTTGATTTATCAAGGTGGTATTGCTGATATGAGATATTCTGTTTCTAATACTGCTGAATATGGAGATTATATCACAGGACCTAAGATTATTACCAAAGAAACTAAAGAGGCTATGAAAGGTGTTTTAAAAGACATACAAAATGGAAGTTTTGCTAAAGATTTTATCTTAGAAAGAAGAGCAAATTTTGCAAGAATGCACGCAGAGCGTAAATTAATGAATGATTCTTTGATAGAAAAAACAGGACGCGAACTTCGTGCTATGATGCCTTGGATTAGTGCTAAAAAATTAGTTGATAAAGATAAAAACTAA